The following are from one region of the Nicotiana tabacum cultivar K326 chromosome 3, ASM71507v2, whole genome shotgun sequence genome:
- the LOC107818529 gene encoding subtilisin-like protease → MDLKLVISTFLCIALLLSSKTFGDHFTNQSDIDTYIVILEFPDDLVFTDSRELYLWHQSFLPTTSTNSEHSSRIVHSYRHVFNGFAAVLSSDEVKIMEKKPGFVSARRQQVLQLHTTHSPDFLGLHQNVGLWNASNSGKGVIIGVIDTGITPQHPSFNDNGMPPPPAKWKGKCEFNLTVCNNKLIGARNLAQNATSPEDDDGHGTHTSSTAAGNFVEGANLLGKANGIAAGIAPRAHVVMYRVCASKCQESDILAGLDAAIEDGVDVISISLGSLASMSLYDDVVAIGSYSAIEKGIFVSASAGNTGPVDDSVTNAAPWLLTVGASTTDRKISAVAVLGNGAEYEGESVYQPSNFSQKLLPLVNPEYCEFLSTIDVKGKIVLCERSNTGYPAVQYGQNVKDAGGAAMILMNNEWRGYTTIADVHVLPATHISYADGQKILNYMKSTTAPVATISFKGTRIGDKHAPAVADFSSRGPFSIGIVKPDIIGPGVNILAAWRTSVGEITSATSTFNILSGTSMACPHLAGVAALLKSAHPDWSPAAIKSAIMTTADFVNLGNDPIQDERFKTANLLATGSGHVDPSRANDPGLIYDIQPEDYVPYLCGLNYTDQQVSAIVKRKIHCTSSIPESELNYPSFSIPLKSGAQTYTRTVTNVGEANSTYTVKVFGLDGVEVTVNPTILKFSALNQKASYNVTVKPSPLIADSQGYITWSSDRYSVRSPIGIFPHIV, encoded by the coding sequence ATGGATCTGAAACTCGTAATTTCAACCTTTCTTTGCATTGCCTTACTTCTTTCATCAAAAACATTTGGTGACCATTTTACAAATCAAAGCGATATAGATACTTATATAGTAATTCTTGAGTTTCCTGATGATCTAGTTTTCACTGATTCAAGAGAATTATATCTCTGGCATCAGTCATTTTTGCCTACAACTTCAACAAATTCTGAGCACTCGTCGCGCATTGTACATTCTTATCGTCATGTATTTAACGGATTTGCTGCTGTGTTGTCATCAGATGAAGTGAAGATAATGGAAAAGAAACCAGGATTTGTATCTGCGCGTCGCCAGCAGGTACTGCAGTTGCATACCACACACAGTCCAGATTTTCTTGGTTTGCACCAGAATGTTGGCTTGTGGAATGCCTCGAATTCTGGTAAAGGTGTGattattggtgtaatcgatacTGGAATAACTCCACAACATCCTTCTTTCAATGACAATGGAATGCCTCCTCCCCCTGCCAAATGGAAAGGCAAATGTGAGTTCAATCTCACAGTCTGTAACAACAAGCTTATTGGAGCACGAAATTTGGCCCAAAATGCTACGTCACCTGAGGACGACGATGGACACGGGACACATACTTCAAGCACAGCTGCTGGAAACTTTGTGGAGGGTGCCAATTTGCTTGGTAAAGCTAATGGCATTGCTGCTGGCATTGCGCCCCGTGCTCATGTGGTCATGTACAGAGTTTGTGCTTCAAAATGTCAAGAATCCGATATCTTAGCTGGTCTTGATGCTGCCATTGAAGACGGTGTGGATGTGATCTCGATTTCCCTTGGATCATTAGCTTCTATGTCTTTATATGATGATGTTGTAGCAATTGGTTCGTATAGTGCGATTGAGAAGGGGATTTTTGTAAGTGCCTCGGCAGGAAATACAGGACCGGTTGATGATTCCGTAACGAATGCAGCCCCCTGGTTGCTAACTGTTGGTGCTAGCACAACAGATAGAAAGATAAGCGCGGTAGCAGTTTTGGGTAATGGAGCAGAATATGAGGGCGAATCAGTCTATCAaccatcaaatttttcacaaaagtTACTGCCACTTGTTAATCCTGAATATTGTGAATTTTTGTCTACAATTGATGTCAAGGGTAAAATAGTGTTGTGTGAGAGAAGCAACACCGGTTACCCTGCAGTTCAATATGGACAAAATGTGAAAGATGCCGGTGGTGCTGCCATGATTCTCATGAACAACGAATGGCGTGGCTATACAACAATTGCAGATGTTCATGTCCTTCCTGCAACACATATTAGTTATGCTGATGGACAAAAGATCTTAAATTATATGAAATCAACAACAGCCCCAGTTGCAACAATATCATTCAAAGGAACAAGAATTGGAGACAAACACGCGCCAGCAGTTGCTGACTTCTCTTCACGGGGACCATTTAGCATTGGCATAGTAAAGCCTGATATTATTGGCCCTGGAGTAAATATCCTTGCAGCGTGGCGAACCTCTGTAGGGGAGATAACATCTGCTACATCAACATTTAACATTCTCTCTGGCACGTCGATGGCTTGTCCTCACCTTGCCGGAGTAGCAGCATTGTTAAAAAGTGCACATCCCGATTGGTCTCCAGCTGCAATTAAATCTGCAATCATGACCACTGCTGATTTCGTCAACCTTGGAAATGATCCGATCCAGGACGAAAGATTTAAAACTGCTAATCTACTTGCAACAGGATCAGGGCACGTGGACCCATCAAGAGCAAATGATCCTGGACTCATTTATGACATTCAGCCCGAAGATTATGTGCCCTACTTATGTGGCTTGAATTACACAGATCAACAAGTTAGTGCAATTGTGAAAAGAAAGATACATTGCACGTCGAGCATACCTGAATCGGAGCTGAACTATCCTTCATTTTCTATTCCTCTGAAATCAGGGGCTCAAACATATACAAGGACTGTGACTAATGTTGGTGAAGCTAATTCAACATACACAGTTAAAGTATTTGGACTTGATGGTGTTGAGGTGACTGTTAATCCAACCATCCTGAAGTTTTCAGCCTTGAACCAGAAGGCGTCATATAATGTAACAGTTAAGCCTTCACCTCTTATAGCAGATTCCCAAGGATACATAACATGGTCTTCTGATAGGTACTCAGTTAGAAGTCCAATAGGGATATTCCCGCACATTGTTTAG